One Nostoc punctiforme PCC 73102 DNA window includes the following coding sequences:
- the argJ gene encoding bifunctional ornithine acetyltransferase/N-acetylglutamate synthase has translation MADWQRITGGITAPRGYQAAGITAGLKPSGLPDLALIFSEVEAIAAGVFTTSQVKAACVEYCRQRLQAKPSARAILCNAGQANAATGNQGYLDTLESSLAIAHALNISSESVLLASTGVIGQRIKMDALRSGIPKVVAALSATGSDAAAGAIITTDLVTKSIALETIVGERPVRIGGIAKGSGMIHPNMATMLAFVTCDAVVSPALWQQMLARAADRSFNSITVDGDTSTNDSLIALANGQSRTPAIIEWGAEAEKLEAMLTAVCQHLAKAIARDGEGATCLIEVEVTGAHDELSARQIAKTIAGSSLVKSAIFGRDPNWGRIAAAAGRAGIPFEQENLQIKLGNFLMLENGQPLTFDRAAASAYLKKAATGAYLQDDTVLISVNVGNGNGVGKAWGCDLSYDYVRINAEYTT, from the coding sequence ATGGCAGATTGGCAAAGAATCACAGGTGGTATCACAGCACCAAGGGGGTATCAGGCGGCGGGAATAACCGCAGGGTTGAAACCTTCGGGGTTGCCGGATTTAGCATTGATATTTTCAGAGGTGGAAGCGATCGCAGCTGGTGTATTCACCACCAGTCAAGTTAAAGCTGCCTGTGTCGAATATTGTCGCCAACGCTTGCAAGCTAAACCTAGCGCTCGTGCCATCCTTTGCAACGCTGGACAAGCAAATGCCGCTACAGGTAATCAAGGCTACCTTGATACCCTAGAGTCTTCTCTGGCAATAGCTCACGCACTAAACATCTCGTCTGAATCTGTCTTATTGGCTTCCACTGGCGTGATTGGTCAAAGAATTAAGATGGATGCGTTGCGAAGTGGGATTCCCAAGGTAGTAGCAGCACTATCAGCAACAGGTTCAGATGCCGCAGCTGGGGCGATTATCACTACAGATTTAGTAACAAAATCCATTGCCCTAGAGACAATTGTAGGTGAACGCCCTGTCAGAATTGGGGGCATTGCCAAAGGTTCCGGTATGATCCATCCCAACATGGCAACCATGTTGGCATTTGTTACTTGTGATGCTGTGGTTTCCCCAGCCCTGTGGCAACAAATGTTAGCAAGAGCGGCTGATAGAAGCTTTAATTCCATTACCGTGGATGGCGATACCAGCACCAACGACAGCTTAATCGCCTTGGCAAATGGTCAATCTCGTACCCCAGCAATTATAGAATGGGGCGCAGAAGCAGAGAAATTAGAAGCCATGTTAACAGCAGTTTGCCAGCATTTAGCCAAAGCGATCGCTCGTGATGGTGAAGGCGCAACCTGTCTAATAGAAGTGGAAGTAACAGGGGCCCATGATGAACTCTCAGCCCGACAAATAGCCAAAACCATCGCTGGTTCATCCTTAGTTAAATCTGCAATCTTTGGACGAGATCCCAACTGGGGACGCATCGCCGCCGCCGCCGGACGTGCAGGTATACCATTTGAGCAAGAAAACCTGCAAATTAAGTTAGGGAATTTCTTAATGTTAGAAAACGGGCAACCCTTAACTTTTGACCGTGCAGCAGCGAGTGCTTATTTGAAAAAAGCAGCGACGGGTGCTTATCTCCAAGATGATACGGTGTTAATCTCCGTTAATGTTGGCAACGGTAATGGTGTGGGTAAAGCTTGGGGTTGTGATTTGAGTTATGACTACGTGAGGATTAACGCCGAATATACTACGTAA
- the gatB gene encoding Asp-tRNA(Asn)/Glu-tRNA(Gln) amidotransferase subunit GatB, which translates to MTTATTVKTEYEAIIGLETHCQLSTKTKIFSNSSTAFGADPNTNIDPVCMGLPGVLPVLNEKVLEYAVKTGLALNCQIARYSKFDRKQYFYPDLPKNYQISQYDLPIAEHGWLEIELVDAEGNPSRKRIGITRLHMEEDAGKLVHAGSDRLSGSSYSLVDYNRAGIPLVEIVSEPDLRSGLEAAEYAEELRRIVRYLGVSDGNMQEGSLRCDVNISVRPVGRKEFGTKVEIKNMNSFSAIQRAIDYEIERQIAAIEAGDRIIQETRLWEEGAQRTSSMRVKEGSSDYRYFPEPDLAPIEVSNEQLENWRSELPELPAQKRHHYESELGLSAYDARVLTEDRSIAEYFETAIASGANPKAAANWITQDIAAHLNKQKLTITQIELTPTNLAEIITRIETGKISNAQAKEKLPDLLSGISPEKAFAGLELITDPTVLEPIVDEVIAANPKELEKYRNGNTNLKGFFVGQVLKKTAKRADPKLTNELVEKKLNA; encoded by the coding sequence ATGACGACTGCTACAACTGTAAAAACTGAGTATGAAGCGATTATTGGTCTAGAAACCCATTGTCAGCTGAGTACCAAAACCAAAATTTTCTCTAATAGCTCTACGGCATTTGGTGCTGACCCAAATACTAACATTGACCCGGTTTGTATGGGTTTACCTGGGGTCTTACCTGTACTCAATGAAAAAGTATTAGAATACGCTGTCAAAACTGGTTTGGCACTGAATTGTCAAATTGCCAGATATAGTAAGTTTGACCGGAAACAATATTTTTATCCTGACTTACCCAAAAATTACCAAATTTCTCAATACGATCTACCGATCGCAGAACATGGTTGGCTAGAAATAGAATTGGTAGATGCTGAAGGCAATCCCAGCCGCAAACGCATTGGTATTACACGTCTGCACATGGAAGAAGATGCAGGAAAATTGGTACACGCCGGCAGCGATCGCCTTTCTGGTTCTTCCTATTCTCTGGTAGACTACAATCGCGCAGGTATACCATTAGTCGAAATTGTCTCGGAACCCGATCTGCGTTCTGGATTAGAAGCTGCTGAATATGCCGAAGAGTTACGCCGGATTGTGCGGTATCTCGGCGTGAGTGACGGTAATATGCAAGAAGGATCTCTGCGCTGCGATGTCAATATTTCTGTGCGTCCAGTGGGACGAAAGGAGTTTGGCACTAAGGTAGAAATTAAAAACATGAACTCGTTCAGCGCCATCCAACGAGCGATTGACTACGAAATTGAGCGCCAAATCGCCGCCATTGAAGCAGGCGATCGCATTATTCAAGAAACTCGGCTGTGGGAAGAAGGCGCTCAACGCACAAGTAGTATGCGGGTAAAGGAAGGTTCTAGCGATTACCGCTACTTCCCCGAACCAGATTTAGCACCAATTGAGGTGTCAAATGAACAATTAGAAAATTGGCGTAGCGAACTACCAGAATTACCAGCCCAAAAACGCCATCATTATGAAAGTGAGTTAGGGCTTTCGGCTTACGATGCGCGAGTGTTGACAGAAGATCGTTCAATAGCCGAATATTTTGAAACTGCGATCGCATCTGGAGCAAATCCCAAAGCTGCTGCAAACTGGATTACTCAAGATATCGCAGCCCATCTTAATAAGCAAAAACTCACTATTACTCAAATCGAGCTGACTCCCACCAATTTAGCTGAGATCATTACTCGCATTGAAACGGGCAAAATTAGTAATGCTCAAGCTAAAGAAAAACTGCCAGATTTGCTCAGTGGGATTTCTCCTGAAAAAGCCTTTGCAGGTCTTGAGTTAATTACCGATCCTACTGTACTAGAACCTATCGTTGATGAAGTCATAGCCGCCAATCCTAAAGAACTAGAAAAGTATCGCAACGGTAACACCAACCTTAAAGGCTTCTTTGTGGGACAAGTTCTGAAAAAGACAGCCAAACGTGCTGATCCTAAGCTGACTAACGAATTGGTAGAAAAGAAACTGAATGCTTAG
- a CDS encoding cyanophycin synthetase, which yields METPFVTSIIQKVAEEIGAVVLVDPECIFVGLITFKNGNTSFFRNTRFSINSSGSTAIAKDKSVSSFFLNNFGYKVTEGKTFFSEELCEEIGNIRNIDQGFYYAKELGFPVIVKPINLSQGIFVTKVHNKQEYYQIAKKILQKVSGFIVERFYNGNDYRIVVLDDEVVSAYQRIPLFITGDGQSNVLKLMQQKQESFIKNGRKEIIDFDDYRIKKNLRRRKLNFSSVIPKNNIVYLLDNANLSTGGEAVDFTESIHPDFQKLAVSITKDMQLRLAGVDILASDITSPIVDYTILEVNGAPSLSHYASFGEVQTKRVENLYLKILKILENENNREKH from the coding sequence ATGGAAACACCATTTGTAACATCAATCATTCAAAAAGTAGCAGAAGAAATAGGAGCAGTAGTTTTAGTAGACCCAGAATGCATCTTTGTGGGATTAATTACTTTTAAAAACGGGAATACAAGTTTTTTCAGAAATACCAGATTTAGTATTAATTCTTCGGGTTCAACGGCAATAGCAAAAGATAAAAGTGTTTCCAGCTTTTTTTTGAATAATTTTGGCTACAAAGTTACCGAAGGAAAAACATTTTTTAGTGAAGAATTATGCGAAGAAATAGGTAATATTAGAAATATAGATCAAGGATTTTATTATGCCAAAGAGTTAGGATTTCCTGTAATTGTCAAACCAATTAATCTCAGTCAAGGAATATTTGTTACCAAGGTTCATAATAAGCAAGAATACTATCAAATAGCCAAGAAAATCTTGCAAAAAGTCTCAGGCTTTATTGTTGAACGATTTTATAATGGTAATGATTATAGAATTGTAGTACTTGATGATGAAGTAGTTTCAGCATATCAAAGAATTCCCCTATTTATAACCGGAGATGGCCAGTCTAATGTTTTAAAGCTTATGCAACAGAAGCAAGAAAGTTTTATCAAAAATGGTAGAAAAGAAATTATAGATTTTGATGATTACAGAATTAAAAAAAACTTACGAAGACGGAAGCTAAATTTTAGTAGTGTGATACCTAAGAATAATATTGTATATCTTTTAGATAATGCAAATTTATCAACTGGAGGTGAAGCAGTAGACTTTACAGAAAGCATTCATCCTGATTTTCAAAAACTCGCAGTAAGTATTACAAAAGATATGCAACTGAGATTAGCAGGTGTGGATATTCTTGCTAGTGATATAACCTCACCAATAGTAGATTATACAATCCTTGAAGTAAATGGCGCTCCTAGCTTAAGTCACTATGCATCTTTTGGTGAAGTTCAGACCAAGAGAGTAGAAAATCTATATCTCAAAATTCTCAAAATACTTGAAAACGAAAATAACAGAGAAAAGCATTGA
- a CDS encoding PAS domain S-box protein, which translates to MVKQRRYHWLKAVIFFRKRKLLALLLGIFFSISVVLLWQRLSIQTPGLLKPVVLITGLLVVTLTLSICFALAIKVNNQQIALINQDLTHRILEQKQVEITLRASENRLRQLLETVKVIPWELDLKTWRFIYVGPQAVDLLNYAIADWYEENFWINHLHPHDKEKSVRFRQEATARCENHELEYRMLAADGRVVWLRDVVSVVEEAGTLTTLRGFMFDITDLKQVEETLRLRERALAATSNGIIIADARLPYNPIIYVNCAFEKITGYTAADVIGQNCRFLQRTDSQQPALNELRSSLQAGTSCKVILRNYSKDGVLFWNELCISPIHDENGKLSHFIGIQTDISQRKQAEASLRRQALTFENMHDGVIITDLGGNIIDWNPAAQSMFGYTKAEILAKHISILHRPEVAATLSAKILEKINQQARWSGEIHFLCKDGSQAICETTVVSLQDEQGETVATVGINHDITENKRAKEALQRQLHRTLLLEQITQEIRQSLDTSKIFETAATQIGKAFKADRCLIHSYISDPTPRIPLVAEYNTLPGYCSMLKLEVPMTNNPHAEQMMAQESAIASPDVYADPLLQAAEPICRKIELKSMLSIRTSYQGEPNGAIGLHQCSYFRQWTPDEIELLEAVAAQLGIALAQAQLLEQETHRREELTLKNFALEQAKRQAEAANRAKSEFLAMMSHEIRTPMNAVIGMTDLLLDTDLTPQQQDFVETVRSSGDALLTIINDILDFSKIESGKLELEEQPFDLRACVEQAISLLAPKAAQKNIELVYLIQPQVPTQIVGDMTRLRQVLMNLLNNAIKFTERGEVVLSVELGAGDSVKQGENSSPLHPSLVRLRPSLREAAPTTTLRTSSRQARPSASSESPIQIQFAIKDTGIGITPEKIERLFHPFTQADVSMTRRYGGTGLGLVISKRLSKMMGGTLWVESQGIVGGNPSPRWKSRKSLSSPYSSQGSTFYFTITAQVPAVPEAEFSNSPMQLQGKRLLIVDDNLTNCQIISLQAESWEMETYAAKSAKEALAQLAQGIQFDIAILDMEMPAMDGITLARQIRRQSGCQNLPLVILTSLGREETFSDFGDVEFAASLSKPIKQSQLYDVITRVLGNQPSEASITDFPLVDRHLTHPLPLRILLAEDTIVNQKVALLMLQKIGYSADVVTNGVEVLKALQKQPYDLVLMDVHMPEMDGLETARRICQEWKVGFRPHIIAITANAMRGDREVCLAAGMDDYISKPIQLQKLAQALSKCPRQRSLEVTPIVKQDRVRYLELQPLQNIFQEGQNQTLKSDKIDAKILQSLRDIVRGDRVVFAELIKCYLTETLRLVQDISTAIATRDAQTIWKAAHQLKSSSGSIGAIALAQLCKVLEAQGRSSELENTIELLPQLYQEYEQVKTALEKELAKETP; encoded by the coding sequence GTGGTCAAACAGCGCCGATATCACTGGTTAAAAGCTGTAATATTTTTCCGCAAACGAAAATTACTAGCTTTGTTGTTGGGGATTTTCTTCTCAATCTCTGTAGTTTTACTCTGGCAGAGACTTTCAATTCAGACTCCAGGGTTATTAAAACCAGTAGTATTGATTACAGGGTTATTGGTTGTCACGCTGACATTATCAATCTGTTTTGCCCTGGCGATAAAAGTAAATAATCAGCAAATAGCACTCATAAATCAGGATCTAACTCATAGGATTTTAGAGCAGAAACAGGTAGAAATTACCCTCCGCGCCAGCGAAAATCGTCTGCGCCAGTTACTGGAAACTGTCAAAGTCATCCCTTGGGAATTAGACTTGAAAACTTGGCGATTTATTTACGTTGGGCCACAAGCGGTAGATTTGTTAAATTATGCGATCGCAGACTGGTACGAAGAAAACTTTTGGATCAATCATCTGCATCCGCATGATAAAGAAAAGTCTGTTCGTTTTCGTCAAGAAGCAACTGCTAGATGTGAGAATCACGAATTAGAATATCGGATGTTAGCAGCCGATGGGCGAGTTGTTTGGCTACGAGACGTTGTTAGCGTAGTTGAGGAAGCAGGAACTCTTACTACGCTGAGGGGGTTTATGTTTGACATTACTGATTTAAAGCAGGTTGAAGAAACCTTGAGACTCAGAGAGAGGGCACTTGCTGCTACCAGTAATGGAATTATTATTGCCGATGCCAGACTTCCCTATAATCCGATTATTTACGTCAACTGCGCTTTTGAGAAAATAACAGGCTACACTGCTGCTGATGTGATTGGGCAAAACTGTCGATTTTTGCAACGCACAGATAGCCAGCAACCAGCACTCAATGAACTGCGTTCATCTCTTCAAGCTGGAACAAGTTGCAAAGTTATTCTCCGTAACTATAGTAAAGATGGTGTCTTGTTTTGGAATGAGTTGTGTATTTCTCCTATTCATGACGAAAATGGCAAATTAAGCCACTTTATTGGAATTCAGACAGATATTAGCCAGCGCAAGCAAGCCGAAGCCAGTCTGCGTCGGCAAGCCCTCACTTTTGAAAACATGCATGATGGCGTAATTATCACAGATTTAGGCGGAAATATTATTGACTGGAATCCTGCTGCCCAAAGCATGTTTGGCTATACCAAAGCCGAGATTTTGGCTAAACATATCAGTATTTTGCATCGGCCGGAAGTAGCCGCAACATTAAGCGCCAAAATTCTCGAAAAAATCAACCAGCAAGCACGCTGGTCAGGGGAAATACACTTTCTTTGTAAAGATGGCAGTCAGGCAATTTGCGAAACAACAGTAGTATCTTTACAGGATGAACAAGGAGAAACTGTTGCCACTGTTGGCATCAATCACGACATTACCGAAAATAAACGAGCTAAAGAAGCATTGCAACGGCAATTGCATCGCACCCTATTACTTGAACAAATTACTCAAGAAATTCGTCAAAGTCTTGATACCAGCAAAATCTTTGAGACGGCTGCTACCCAAATTGGAAAAGCTTTTAAAGCCGATCGCTGTCTAATCCATTCTTACATTAGCGACCCTACACCTCGAATCCCCCTAGTAGCAGAATATAACACACTCCCCGGTTATTGCTCCATGCTGAAATTGGAAGTTCCCATGACTAACAATCCTCATGCAGAGCAGATGATGGCACAAGAAAGTGCGATCGCTTCCCCGGATGTATATGCCGATCCTTTACTCCAGGCAGCTGAACCTATCTGCCGAAAAATTGAACTGAAGTCTATGCTGTCAATCCGCACCTCCTATCAAGGAGAACCCAATGGTGCGATCGGATTACATCAGTGCAGCTATTTTCGCCAGTGGACACCAGACGAAATCGAATTACTAGAAGCAGTGGCGGCTCAACTGGGTATTGCTCTCGCACAGGCTCAGTTACTGGAACAAGAAACCCACCGACGGGAAGAACTTACCTTGAAAAACTTTGCCTTGGAGCAGGCAAAACGTCAGGCTGAAGCCGCAAATCGGGCAAAAAGTGAGTTTTTGGCAATGATGAGCCACGAAATTCGGACTCCAATGAATGCTGTTATTGGCATGACCGATCTCCTGCTGGATACTGACCTCACCCCGCAACAGCAAGACTTTGTAGAAACAGTTCGCAGTAGCGGAGATGCTTTGCTCACCATCATCAACGACATTCTAGATTTCTCCAAAATTGAGTCGGGAAAGCTGGAGTTAGAAGAACAGCCTTTTGATTTGAGAGCTTGTGTAGAACAGGCTATTTCTCTATTAGCCCCGAAAGCTGCCCAAAAAAATATCGAACTAGTTTACCTAATCCAACCGCAAGTTCCAACTCAGATCGTTGGCGATATGACACGTCTGCGCCAAGTCTTAATGAATCTCCTCAACAACGCCATTAAGTTTACTGAACGCGGAGAAGTGGTACTCTCTGTTGAACTGGGGGCTGGGGATTCAGTCAAGCAGGGGGAAAATTCCTCTCCTCTGCACCCTTCCCTCGTTCGGCTACGCCCTTCTCTACGAGAAGCTGCGCCCACGACTACGCTCAGGACAAGCTCACGGCAAGCCCGCCCCTCTGCCTCTTCCGAGTCCCCAATCCAAATTCAATTTGCCATCAAAGATACAGGTATTGGCATTACACCAGAGAAGATAGAGCGGTTATTTCATCCTTTCACTCAGGCTGATGTCTCCATGACTCGACGATATGGCGGTACAGGGCTAGGGCTAGTAATTAGCAAGCGGCTTAGTAAGATGATGGGAGGAACTCTTTGGGTGGAGAGCCAAGGGATTGTTGGTGGCAATCCTAGTCCTAGATGGAAAAGTAGAAAATCATTATCATCTCCTTACTCTTCCCAAGGTTCAACATTCTACTTCACCATTACTGCCCAAGTGCCTGCTGTACCAGAAGCTGAATTTAGTAATTCGCCGATGCAGCTTCAGGGAAAGCGCCTGTTGATTGTGGACGATAATCTGACTAACTGTCAAATTATCAGCTTGCAAGCAGAGTCTTGGGAAATGGAAACTTATGCTGCCAAATCTGCTAAAGAAGCGTTAGCTCAACTTGCTCAGGGAATACAGTTTGATATTGCCATTTTAGATATGGAAATGCCAGCAATGGATGGTATAACCCTAGCTCGTCAAATCCGCAGGCAATCTGGTTGTCAAAATCTACCTTTAGTGATTCTTACTTCTTTAGGTAGAGAAGAAACATTCTCTGACTTTGGTGATGTCGAGTTTGCTGCCTCTTTGAGTAAACCGATCAAACAGTCTCAACTCTACGATGTTATAACCCGTGTTTTAGGAAATCAGCCCAGCGAAGCGAGTATTACTGATTTTCCCTTGGTTGATCGGCATTTGACCCATCCACTGCCACTACGGATTCTTTTGGCAGAAGATACGATTGTCAATCAAAAAGTTGCCTTACTGATGCTACAGAAAATAGGTTATTCAGCTGATGTCGTAACTAATGGGGTAGAAGTACTCAAGGCTTTGCAAAAACAGCCTTATGACCTAGTGTTGATGGATGTCCACATGCCCGAAATGGATGGGTTAGAAACAGCTCGAAGAATCTGTCAAGAATGGAAAGTCGGTTTTCGTCCCCATATCATTGCGATAACTGCCAATGCAATGCGAGGCGATCGCGAAGTCTGTCTTGCTGCTGGTATGGATGACTACATTAGCAAACCGATTCAGCTTCAAAAGTTAGCTCAGGCACTCAGCAAATGCCCACGCCAAAGAAGTCTTGAAGTCACTCCCATAGTCAAACAAGATCGAGTGAGGTACTTAGAATTGCAACCTTTGCAAAATATTTTCCAAGAAGGGCAAAACCAGACATTAAAAAGTGACAAAATTGATGCCAAAATTCTCCAATCCTTACGGGATATAGTCAGAGGCGATCGTGTTGTATTTGCTGAACTAATTAAGTGTTATCTTACAGAAACACTGAGACTGGTACAAGATATTAGCACTGCGATCGCAACTCGGGATGCCCAGACTATATGGAAAGCAGCCCATCAACTTAAGTCTAGCAGTGGTTCAATTGGAGCGATCGCTTTAGCACAGCTTTGCAAGGTTTTAGAAGCACAGGGACGGAGCAGTGAATTAGAAAACACCATAGAATTACTCCCGCAGTTATACCAGGAATATGAACAAGTTAAAACTGCCTTAGAAAAAGAACTTGCGAAGGAAACACCATGA
- a CDS encoding response regulator, which translates to MTATAQESQSLVLIVDDEPFIRMILRHFLEREGYKIAEAQNGREALTAFNQLHPDIILLDAIMPDMDGFECCTHLELLDCSKHTPVLMITGLEDQESVDRAFAVGAMDYITKPIHWPVLRQRVKRLIEQSQLQQKLEAVNLELQRLATIDGLTQIANRRRFEEYLNQEWQRLKRDKRPLSLILCDVDFFKLYNDTYGHRVGDRCLQEIAKAIKDIIKRPGDLVARYGGEEFAVILPNTDTEGATHVAKKICHTVRKLAIPHENSEVSPYVTISAGFTTEIPQSDSDLEEMIAAADRALYQAKAAGRDRFVQDILLPKSKNEW; encoded by the coding sequence ATGACAGCTACTGCTCAAGAAAGCCAATCTTTAGTTCTAATTGTTGATGATGAGCCTTTTATCCGCATGATACTTCGGCATTTCTTGGAGCGGGAAGGCTATAAAATAGCGGAAGCTCAAAATGGCAGAGAGGCTTTAACTGCTTTTAACCAACTGCACCCTGACATAATACTTCTTGATGCCATCATGCCGGATATGGATGGGTTCGAGTGTTGCACTCACTTAGAGCTTCTTGATTGCAGCAAGCACACTCCAGTTTTAATGATTACAGGACTTGAGGATCAAGAGTCAGTTGACCGGGCATTTGCAGTGGGAGCAATGGACTATATTACCAAACCGATTCACTGGCCAGTTTTACGACAACGGGTAAAACGCTTGATTGAGCAATCTCAGTTACAACAAAAACTGGAAGCCGTTAATTTGGAATTGCAGCGATTAGCTACTATTGATGGATTAACTCAAATAGCTAACCGTCGACGCTTTGAAGAGTATCTTAACCAAGAGTGGCAGCGCCTAAAACGGGATAAACGGCCTCTTTCCCTGATTCTTTGCGATGTTGATTTCTTCAAATTATATAACGATACTTATGGGCATCGAGTAGGCGATCGCTGTCTTCAAGAAATTGCTAAGGCTATCAAAGATATTATTAAACGTCCCGGAGATTTAGTTGCCCGTTATGGTGGAGAAGAATTTGCTGTGATTTTACCTAACACAGACACCGAAGGGGCGACTCATGTTGCCAAGAAAATTTGCCATACTGTCCGAAAATTGGCAATACCTCATGAAAATTCCGAAGTTAGTCCTTATGTAACCATTAGTGCTGGGTTTACGACAGAAATTCCTCAGTCAGATTCTGACTTGGAAGAAATGATTGCCGCAGCAGATCGGGCATTGTATCAAGCAAAGGCAGCAGGACGCGATCGCTTTGTGCAAGATATTTTACTACCCAAAAGTAAAAATGAGTGGTAA
- a CDS encoding alpha/beta hydrolase, whose product MIKITRAKPENSMLYHNFQTQAELDYQYNPSEQGLDIPGYMNLYATNSAKVREKLRCHLNVVFGSTVVEHLDIFPATQPQAPILVFIHGGYWIMSNSKDFSFVAQGLVAANVTVVVVNYGLCPKVTIDEIVRQNRSAIAWIYNHAESFGADPNRIHVAGHSAGGHLTAMLMATDWKNDYALPDDIIKGGCAISGLFDLMPFPYTWLQPKIQLTWAEVLRNSPIRHLPEKAGSLLVTYGGKETLEFQRQSLDFLAAWKEKELPGEYLPQPNENHFTIVNGFLDTDSSLCTAILRQIIALEKEPKF is encoded by the coding sequence TTGATTAAAATCACTCGCGCTAAACCAGAAAACTCAATGCTGTACCACAATTTTCAAACTCAAGCCGAGCTAGATTACCAGTACAATCCCAGTGAACAAGGTCTTGATATACCTGGATATATGAATTTGTATGCCACAAACAGTGCTAAGGTGCGTGAAAAACTACGCTGTCATCTAAATGTTGTTTTTGGTTCTACCGTAGTCGAACATCTAGATATTTTTCCTGCAACGCAACCACAAGCACCAATTTTGGTATTTATCCACGGTGGCTATTGGATAATGTCCAACAGTAAAGATTTTAGCTTTGTCGCCCAAGGTCTTGTAGCTGCCAATGTAACAGTGGTAGTGGTCAACTATGGCTTGTGTCCCAAAGTAACCATTGATGAGATTGTCCGCCAAAATCGTTCAGCGATCGCCTGGATTTATAATCATGCAGAAAGCTTTGGTGCAGACCCCAATCGCATCCATGTAGCTGGTCACTCAGCCGGTGGTCACTTAACTGCGATGCTCATGGCTACAGACTGGAAAAACGACTATGCACTACCAGATGACATCATTAAAGGTGGTTGTGCTATTAGCGGTTTGTTTGATTTAATGCCATTTCCATACACCTGGCTACAACCCAAAATACAACTTACTTGGGCTGAAGTTCTTCGCAATAGTCCTATCCGTCATCTTCCTGAAAAAGCTGGTTCTCTACTTGTAACTTATGGCGGCAAAGAGACTTTAGAGTTTCAACGACAATCCCTAGATTTTCTGGCTGCATGGAAAGAAAAAGAATTGCCTGGTGAATATTTACCACAGCCTAATGAAAACCACTTTACAATCGTGAATGGTTTTTTAGATACTGACAGCTCATTATGCACGGCTATTTTGAGACAAATAATAGCTTTGGAAAAGGAACCCAAATTTTGA